A single region of the Neochlamydia sp. AcF84 genome encodes:
- the uvrC gene encoding excinuclease ABC subunit UvrC, translated as MSFDLKKLDLFPTQPGVYLMKGEQNEILYVGKANNLRQRVKQYFAAGRDGRIMVPFLIAKVEEIDTIVVNSEKEALLLENNLIKQYQPRYNALLKDDKSYIALKINNRHPWPMVSLIRYRGKPKSDGYYFGPYTSALAARHTLDLIQRIFPLRQCSDQELVRRHRPCILYDIKRCIAPCVNKCTKEEYNHYMDGAIKFLRGQDKEVLQDLKAEMERQSEALEFERAGEILQTIRQIERTIETQKVDKPLGEDADAFGIFRQGDEAILCQLLFRAGKLVGSRRHNFSQIAQNDHELLESFLLQNYDEQAELPHEILLSAPVDNPSAIAEILSSQRKRGVRIYHPQRGNKLAMVEMAIANAKASFHQEKDLQAVRERTLLEMEERFHLNRYPERIECFDISNMAGTTIVATMVAFTNGQKDSNRYRKYKIRTIDQSNDYASMQEALNRRYLRAKEENDLPDLLIVDGGKGHLNMALKLLADLDIATVDVIGLAKERGRHDRGMTEEQVFLPGVKDPLLLHKTSPVLFLLQQIRDEAHRTAITYHRHLRTKKTIKSSLDDIPGIGPKKRALLLKHFGSVKKIREATLEEISQLPRLTQKDIKALTEYLKNAK; from the coding sequence ATGTCTTTTGATCTCAAAAAACTCGATCTTTTTCCTACCCAGCCTGGCGTTTACTTGATGAAGGGGGAGCAAAACGAGATTCTTTACGTAGGCAAAGCTAACAATTTGCGCCAACGGGTCAAGCAATATTTTGCTGCAGGTAGAGATGGGCGTATAATGGTCCCTTTTTTAATTGCAAAGGTTGAAGAAATTGATACGATTGTGGTCAATTCAGAAAAAGAAGCTTTATTGTTAGAAAATAATCTGATTAAGCAATACCAGCCTAGATATAATGCTTTACTCAAAGATGATAAAAGTTATATTGCTTTAAAAATTAACAATCGACATCCCTGGCCTATGGTCAGCCTTATACGGTATCGAGGTAAACCTAAATCCGATGGCTACTATTTTGGACCTTATACAAGTGCTCTAGCTGCTCGCCATACTTTAGATTTAATCCAACGTATTTTTCCCTTAAGGCAATGTTCTGATCAGGAGCTAGTCCGTCGCCATCGCCCCTGCATTCTTTATGATATCAAGCGTTGCATAGCCCCTTGTGTCAATAAATGTACAAAAGAAGAGTATAATCATTACATGGATGGAGCTATCAAGTTTTTGAGGGGGCAAGATAAGGAAGTTTTGCAAGACTTAAAAGCTGAAATGGAGCGTCAGTCGGAAGCTTTAGAGTTTGAAAGGGCAGGAGAGATTTTACAGACCATTCGTCAGATTGAGAGAACGATTGAAACGCAAAAAGTAGATAAGCCTCTCGGGGAGGATGCCGATGCTTTTGGAATTTTTCGCCAAGGCGATGAGGCCATTCTTTGCCAGCTTTTATTTAGGGCAGGTAAGCTTGTAGGATCAAGGCGCCATAACTTTAGTCAGATCGCTCAAAATGATCATGAGTTGCTCGAATCTTTCCTATTACAAAATTATGATGAGCAGGCTGAATTGCCTCATGAAATTTTACTTTCCGCGCCTGTTGATAACCCGTCGGCTATTGCTGAAATTCTCTCTAGCCAAAGAAAAAGAGGAGTACGCATTTATCATCCGCAGAGGGGTAACAAATTAGCGATGGTTGAAATGGCTATCGCTAATGCCAAAGCTTCTTTTCATCAAGAAAAAGATTTGCAAGCTGTTAGGGAGCGAACCTTATTAGAAATGGAAGAGAGGTTTCATTTGAATAGGTATCCTGAGCGCATCGAATGTTTTGATATTTCTAATATGGCAGGCACCACCATTGTCGCTACGATGGTTGCTTTTACTAATGGTCAAAAAGACTCCAATCGTTATCGCAAGTATAAGATTCGTACGATCGATCAATCGAATGACTATGCTTCTATGCAAGAGGCTTTAAATAGACGTTATCTAAGAGCTAAAGAAGAAAATGATTTACCTGATTTGTTGATAGTGGATGGAGGAAAAGGACATCTTAACATGGCTTTAAAGCTGCTAGCCGATTTAGATATCGCCACGGTCGATGTGATCGGCTTAGCAAAAGAAAGAGGGCGGCACGATCGCGGCATGACAGAAGAGCAGGTGTTCTTGCCAGGCGTTAAAGATCCCCTTTTATTGCATAAGACCTCACCTGTTTTGTTTTTACTCCAGCAAATTCGTGATGAAGCTCACCGCACGGCCATCACCTACCATCGCCATTTAAGAACCAAAAAAACAATTAAAAGTTCCCTCGATGATATTCCCGGCATAGGTCCTAAAAAACGTGCTTTGCTGCTAAAGCATTTCGGTAGTGTTAAAAAAATAAGGGAAGCTACCCTAGAAGAGATCTCGCAACTTCCCCGCCTTACCCAAAAAGATATAAAAGCTTTAACCGAATATTTAAAAAATGCTAAGTAA
- the rpmI gene encoding 50S ribosomal protein L35, translating to MPKMKTKKAVAARFKLTATGKLKRGRPGKRHILNKKTPKRKRQLSKPALVNEAHLKTYKRLMCV from the coding sequence GTGCCTAAGATGAAAACAAAAAAGGCTGTTGCGGCCAGATTCAAATTGACGGCAACTGGTAAGCTCAAAAGAGGGCGTCCAGGTAAGCGGCATATTTTGAATAAAAAAACACCTAAGCGTAAACGCCAGCTATCCAAACCGGCGTTAGTTAATGAGGCGCACTTGAAAACGTACAAACGATTAATGTGCGTATAA
- a CDS encoding MazG family protein, which produces MQEFNQLIEIIERLLAPEGCPWDQAQTLHSLRSSLLEESCEVIEAIDLGNNSHIQEELGDLFFNAVFLCKIAEKEKRFTFGAVLNELNEKLVRRHPHVFGEGKKINTSQELSHQWEEIKKREKGKDTRKSSLDGISKGLPALSRAQKVLKKIKNSGYLKDLSPGDLAGIHNENELGKHLLFLVEVAQKQGLDAEHALRKTLAHLEKDFQLFEKKAFINNEE; this is translated from the coding sequence ATGCAAGAATTTAATCAACTGATAGAAATTATAGAACGTTTGTTAGCGCCAGAGGGATGCCCTTGGGATCAGGCACAAACGTTACATTCGCTAAGATCTTCGCTTTTAGAAGAAAGCTGTGAAGTCATTGAAGCGATAGATTTAGGCAACAATAGCCATATTCAAGAAGAGCTAGGAGATCTTTTTTTTAATGCTGTTTTTCTGTGTAAGATAGCAGAAAAAGAGAAGCGTTTTACTTTTGGTGCCGTGCTTAACGAGCTTAATGAGAAATTAGTTCGACGCCATCCCCATGTTTTTGGCGAGGGAAAAAAGATAAATACTTCTCAAGAGCTTTCCCATCAGTGGGAAGAAATAAAAAAGCGTGAAAAAGGTAAAGATACGCGCAAAAGTTCCCTGGATGGCATTTCTAAGGGTTTGCCTGCTTTATCACGCGCTCAAAAAGTCCTTAAAAAAATAAAAAATTCTGGATATTTAAAAGATTTATCTCCCGGTGATCTTGCTGGCATTCATAATGAAAATGAATTAGGTAAACATCTTCTTTTCTTGGTAGAAGTAGCTCAAAAGCAGGGTCTAGATGCTGAGCATGCTTTAAGAAAAACTCTCGCTCATTTAGAAAAAGATTTTCAACTTTTTGAAAAAAAAGCATTTATAAATAACGAGGAATAA
- the infC gene encoding translation initiation factor IF-3 translates to MEFRLKVNREIRAPRVRLITQTGEQIGVVPLHEALARAEEDGLDLVEISAGSNPPVCKIINYGKFRYDQTKREKESKKAQHQVKVKEIKVKPNIDIHDLETKIRHARDFIAKGNKVKLTCMFRGREMAHPEIGEKVLRKVCEDLEEIATVESPSKLFGRMLIVILAPGGKKKKEGAKGPSNESQPTREEESA, encoded by the coding sequence GTGGAATTTCGGTTGAAAGTTAACAGAGAAATACGTGCTCCGCGCGTTCGTTTGATTACGCAAACTGGTGAGCAAATTGGTGTAGTCCCTTTGCATGAAGCCTTAGCTAGAGCTGAAGAAGATGGATTAGATTTGGTAGAAATATCAGCAGGCTCTAATCCACCCGTATGTAAAATTATCAACTACGGCAAATTTCGTTACGATCAAACGAAACGAGAAAAAGAGAGCAAGAAAGCTCAACATCAAGTTAAAGTAAAAGAAATTAAGGTCAAGCCGAATATCGATATCCATGACCTAGAGACAAAGATTAGACATGCTCGAGATTTTATCGCTAAAGGCAATAAAGTCAAGTTAACATGCATGTTTAGAGGGCGAGAGATGGCTCATCCAGAGATTGGAGAAAAGGTTCTTCGTAAAGTGTGCGAAGATCTAGAAGAAATCGCCACTGTAGAGTCTCCTTCTAAGTTATTTGGAAGAATGCTCATTGTCATATTAGCACCTGGTGGAAAGAAGAAAAAAGAAGGCGCGAAAGGCCCCTCGAATGAGAGCCAGCCTACCAGGGAAGAAGAAAGCGCATAG
- the pheS gene encoding phenylalanine--tRNA ligase subunit alpha has product MHSSIQAIHSDFAADIAAVKTTAEIENLKIKYLGKKGLIQNLMKLLKEVNPDQRPAFGKEINELKEKVLHQIEEHEKQLIAKEEDQQLAQEKIDITLPGRRHSIGRKHIITQALDSILDILVGMGFSVQYGPDIDTDYYNFEALNFSSDHPARDMQDTFYITPDVLLRTHTSNVQVRVMEAHQPPIRIITPGKAYRNETITARSHVFFHQVEGLYIDKGVTFADLLATMQEFFKKLFRREIETRYRPSYFPFVEPGLEVDISCLSCKGTGCQLCKHSGWLEVAGAGMVHPEVLKNGGIDPEVYSGYAWGIGVERMVLLKHGVKDIRLFTENDLRFLEQFTHF; this is encoded by the coding sequence GTGCATAGCTCCATTCAAGCCATCCATAGCGATTTTGCTGCCGATATAGCTGCCGTAAAGACCACAGCAGAGATAGAAAATTTGAAAATAAAGTATTTAGGGAAAAAGGGTCTTATCCAAAATTTGATGAAACTCTTAAAAGAGGTTAATCCTGACCAGCGGCCCGCCTTTGGCAAGGAAATTAATGAGCTCAAAGAAAAAGTTTTGCATCAAATTGAGGAGCATGAAAAGCAGCTGATAGCTAAAGAAGAAGATCAGCAATTGGCTCAAGAAAAGATTGACATTACTTTACCTGGCAGGCGACATTCCATTGGGCGTAAGCATATAATTACGCAAGCCTTAGACAGTATCCTAGATATTTTAGTAGGCATGGGCTTCTCTGTACAATATGGCCCTGATATTGATACCGATTATTACAACTTTGAAGCCCTTAATTTCTCCTCTGATCATCCAGCCCGTGATATGCAAGATACTTTCTATATCACGCCTGATGTCCTTCTACGCACTCATACCAGTAATGTGCAAGTGCGCGTCATGGAAGCTCACCAGCCCCCTATTCGCATCATTACTCCTGGTAAAGCTTATCGCAATGAAACCATTACAGCTCGTTCCCATGTTTTCTTCCATCAGGTGGAAGGCCTATATATCGACAAAGGCGTGACCTTTGCCGATCTTTTAGCTACCATGCAAGAGTTTTTTAAAAAACTATTTCGACGAGAAATTGAGACGCGTTATCGTCCAAGTTACTTTCCTTTTGTTGAACCAGGCTTAGAGGTAGATATCTCCTGTCTTTCTTGCAAGGGAACAGGATGCCAGCTCTGTAAGCACTCTGGTTGGCTGGAAGTTGCAGGGGCTGGAATGGTGCATCCCGAAGTATTAAAGAATGGAGGAATTGACCCGGAAGTTTATTCGGGCTATGCTTGGGGAATAGGCGTAGAAAGAATGGTATTGCTAAAACATGGAGTAAAAGATATTCGTCTATTTACAGAAAATGATCTGCGTTTTTTAGAGCAATTCACCCATTTTTAA
- the rplT gene encoding 50S ribosomal protein L20, whose translation MVRVTNAVASHRRKKRLLKRAKGFFGDRKNHLRLTSDAVNKALAYNYRHRKEKKREFRSLWIMRIGAAAKIHGISYSKFIHGLQKARCDLDRKMLADMAIRDPQGFAAVVNHAKQALA comes from the coding sequence ATGGTTAGAGTAACCAATGCTGTTGCTTCACATCGTCGCAAAAAAAGACTACTTAAGAGAGCTAAAGGGTTTTTCGGTGATCGAAAAAACCACTTGCGTCTTACAAGTGATGCGGTTAATAAAGCGTTGGCCTATAATTACCGCCATCGCAAAGAGAAAAAACGCGAGTTCCGTAGCTTATGGATCATGCGAATTGGAGCCGCTGCAAAAATCCATGGAATTTCTTATAGCAAGTTTATTCATGGTTTGCAAAAAGCGCGATGTGATTTAGATAGAAAAATGTTAGCCGATATGGCTATTCGTGATCCCCAAGGCTTCGCCGCCGTGGTGAATCATGCAAAACAAGCCCTTGCATAA
- the rlmN gene encoding 23S rRNA (adenine(2503)-C(2))-methyltransferase RlmN translates to MTNFCDLTYSELVDWLEAYEEKKFHARQLFEWVYKKSILDWDLMSNLSKPLREKLKKGLLLPTLQLVKVTPSTDLETYKFLWKLRDGNLVESVLICSGDRRTVCVSSQVGCPANCAFCASGKQGFFRNLRPGEIVEQIVQINHWLKQKEERVCHVVYMGMGEPLKNYEAVMKSIHLIIDEETLNISQRRITVSTVGIVDGIKRLSTENLKVNLVLSLHAPNQNIRKKIIPYARKYPLEDILAAMDEYSMKTKRDITYEYTLLAGINDHPDHAHELAHLLKGKQCTVNLIPYNPIPNVRLQRPDRKAIKEFRSVLFGCKIVNTCRYTKGDDIAAACGQLAMQQQNLQKPALAMMPE, encoded by the coding sequence ATGACAAATTTTTGTGACCTAACTTATTCAGAACTTGTAGATTGGCTAGAAGCTTATGAGGAAAAAAAGTTTCATGCACGCCAACTCTTTGAATGGGTGTATAAAAAGTCGATCCTGGATTGGGATTTGATGTCTAACCTGAGTAAGCCTCTGCGTGAAAAGCTAAAAAAGGGCTTGCTTTTGCCTACCTTGCAATTAGTAAAAGTCACTCCTTCTACCGACTTAGAAACTTATAAATTTCTCTGGAAGTTAAGGGATGGTAATCTGGTCGAATCTGTGCTGATTTGCTCAGGTGATCGTCGTACCGTTTGTGTCTCCTCGCAAGTAGGATGCCCTGCTAACTGTGCCTTTTGCGCTTCGGGAAAACAAGGTTTTTTTCGTAATCTACGACCTGGAGAAATTGTTGAGCAGATCGTGCAAATTAACCATTGGTTAAAGCAAAAAGAAGAACGTGTTTGCCATGTGGTCTACATGGGGATGGGTGAGCCTCTTAAAAATTATGAAGCCGTGATGAAATCGATCCATCTAATCATTGATGAGGAAACCCTTAATATTTCTCAAAGAAGGATTACAGTCTCTACGGTAGGAATTGTGGATGGAATCAAGCGTTTAAGCACCGAAAATCTCAAAGTCAATTTGGTTCTTTCTCTTCATGCCCCTAATCAAAATATTCGCAAAAAAATTATTCCTTATGCGCGTAAATATCCTTTAGAAGATATTTTAGCTGCTATGGATGAATATAGTATGAAAACGAAGCGCGATATTACCTATGAATACACTCTGCTTGCGGGTATCAATGATCATCCTGATCATGCGCATGAATTGGCCCATCTATTAAAAGGCAAACAATGTACAGTTAATTTAATTCCCTACAATCCTATTCCGAATGTTAGGCTACAAAGGCCTGATAGAAAAGCGATTAAAGAATTTAGAAGCGTTTTATTTGGATGCAAGATCGTTAACACTTGCCGCTACACCAAAGGTGATGATATTGCGGCAGCCTGTGGACAATTGGCCATGCAGCAGCAAAATTTACAAAAGCCTGCTTTAGCGATGATGCCAGAGTAA
- a CDS encoding threonine--tRNA ligase, with protein sequence MTNPLKTLRQSAAELLALAICSLFPKAQLFQGEATDLGFYYDFFLPEAITHEQFLYIEERMRDFMRQSLPFKPMEMMRKNAIELFKHQGQTLKVILLKACAETLVHVCQVGEFYDWVAPPFVETTKQVGAFKLLEVSSFKVSLPGRPNLSLTRIQGTVFSESYSLKQFLKKREIAKQCDHRQLGQQMNLFTILDETCPGCWTWYPKGVILREILLNWLKAEYQRQGCQWVTTPTLVKQPFADSIEPLTLRFEAEGLDYALCASKASLHASLYKSKPHSYQELPLAYAEYAEFYNQGKEIHQWGMLRSRSFHADQSHIFCGAEQLLDVLISSLQFINKTIKVMGFGIQWHLIVKSRKYKKLPKKWEESQASLVRALDVSGFKYVIDKEPQEYYGPAIEARFTDILGRDWKSSCIYIDLYHPDKMGLSYPGQDGKIHAPVMVGRAVLGSIERLTAILLEHYAGNLPLWLVPEQIRIIPEMNKNFDYAIQVFEEIEKAGFRVSMDDSTHNVGLKIQAAHYEKIPYLVRVGDKEEENRTVIFKKYQQESVQEEVLNKFLEQLKLENELKT encoded by the coding sequence ATGACTAATCCGCTAAAAACTCTAAGACAATCGGCTGCAGAGTTATTAGCGCTTGCTATTTGTAGCCTTTTTCCAAAAGCACAGCTATTCCAAGGCGAGGCTACAGATCTGGGCTTCTACTACGATTTTTTTCTTCCCGAAGCTATTACTCACGAGCAATTTTTGTATATCGAAGAGCGCATGCGTGACTTTATGCGGCAAAGCCTGCCCTTCAAGCCTATGGAAATGATGCGCAAAAATGCTATCGAGCTATTTAAACATCAGGGGCAAACCCTTAAAGTTATTTTATTAAAGGCTTGTGCAGAGACTTTAGTGCATGTTTGTCAAGTGGGTGAGTTTTACGATTGGGTGGCGCCTCCTTTTGTTGAGACGACTAAGCAGGTGGGAGCCTTTAAATTATTAGAGGTAAGTTCTTTTAAAGTTTCCTTACCCGGTAGACCTAATCTTTCATTAACACGCATCCAGGGAACCGTATTTTCTGAAAGCTATAGCCTTAAGCAATTTCTGAAGAAAAGAGAGATTGCCAAGCAATGCGATCACCGGCAACTGGGTCAGCAGATGAATCTATTCACTATTTTGGACGAGACATGTCCAGGCTGCTGGACCTGGTACCCTAAAGGAGTTATCCTTCGTGAAATATTGCTAAATTGGTTGAAAGCCGAGTATCAACGACAAGGGTGTCAATGGGTAACAACTCCCACGCTGGTAAAGCAGCCTTTTGCCGATTCAATAGAGCCTTTGACTTTACGTTTTGAAGCCGAAGGATTAGATTATGCTTTATGTGCTAGTAAAGCTTCTTTGCATGCCTCTCTTTACAAATCTAAGCCACATTCTTACCAAGAACTGCCCCTCGCTTATGCAGAATACGCTGAATTTTACAATCAAGGGAAAGAGATCCACCAATGGGGAATGTTAAGGTCCCGTTCCTTTCATGCCGATCAGTCTCATATCTTCTGTGGTGCCGAGCAACTTTTAGATGTGCTCATTTCTTCCTTGCAATTCATTAATAAAACTATTAAAGTAATGGGGTTTGGGATCCAATGGCATCTGATTGTTAAAAGCAGAAAGTATAAGAAGCTTCCTAAAAAGTGGGAGGAATCTCAAGCTAGTTTAGTCAGAGCCTTGGATGTAAGCGGCTTTAAATATGTGATTGACAAAGAGCCTCAAGAGTATTATGGTCCTGCTATAGAAGCGCGATTCACTGATATACTGGGGCGTGATTGGAAAAGCTCTTGCATTTATATTGACTTGTACCATCCCGATAAAATGGGCTTATCCTATCCAGGGCAAGATGGCAAAATACATGCGCCTGTCATGGTAGGTCGAGCGGTACTAGGTTCAATTGAACGTTTAACAGCTATTCTCCTTGAACACTATGCCGGGAACTTGCCTCTATGGCTTGTTCCTGAACAGATACGCATCATTCCAGAGATGAATAAAAATTTCGATTATGCTATTCAGGTGTTTGAGGAGATAGAAAAAGCTGGTTTCCGGGTGAGTATGGATGATTCTACTCACAATGTTGGGTTAAAGATTCAAGCCGCTCACTATGAAAAAATTCCTTATCTTGTAAGAGTAGGGGATAAAGAAGAGGAAAATCGCACCGTTATATTTAAGAAATATCAGCAAGAAAGCGTGCAAGAGGAAGTTTTAAATAAATTTCTTGAGCAATTGAAGTTAGAAAACGAATTAAAAACTTAA
- a CDS encoding NUDIX domain-containing protein, which produces MEKQCTATAYIFDHEKVLLVFHRKLSKWLPPGGHMYPHETPPMAAKREAKEETGLEVEIILQENIWIERWNAHSFERPYLCLLEEIPPFGDQPAHQHVDFIYITRPIGGEIKENPGETNGIRWFTLEEIEALKPDGEIFVETQQTLRHLFLKGF; this is translated from the coding sequence ATGGAAAAACAATGCACCGCCACCGCTTATATTTTTGATCATGAAAAAGTTTTACTCGTTTTCCATCGAAAATTAAGCAAATGGTTGCCTCCTGGGGGGCATATGTATCCTCACGAAACTCCTCCTATGGCAGCCAAACGAGAGGCTAAAGAAGAAACAGGCCTTGAGGTTGAGATTATCCTTCAAGAAAATATATGGATTGAACGGTGGAATGCGCATAGTTTTGAACGCCCCTATCTATGCTTGTTAGAAGAAATCCCTCCTTTCGGAGATCAACCTGCCCATCAACATGTTGATTTTATTTATATTACCCGCCCTATCGGAGGCGAGATCAAAGAAAACCCTGGTGAGACTAATGGGATACGCTGGTTTACCCTAGAAGAGATAGAAGCTTTAAAGCCGGATGGAGAGATTTTTGTGGAAACCCAGCAAACGCTTCGCCATCTTTTCTTAAAAGGTTTTTAA
- the waaC gene encoding lipopolysaccharide heptosyltransferase I, whose protein sequence is MRILIVKTSSLGDIIHGFPVLAFLHQQFPNIKVDWVVEKSFAEIVKSHPLVERVIEIDTKGWRKKPFNLKTWSSILSFRSALQQQEYAAVIDLQGNTKSAIPTFLARSAHKVGFGSKSLQEWPNRWVTHHHFDPPKELNVRDENVYLVQHYFQCYSPLKEEKLILNLNEEQKGIFDLLWTQIKALPGPKILVCAGSAWRNKRLSYEALESFLYEISSNLKVSLILVWGNSEELAIAQKLQSALLTNVSLLDKVSLAVLQNLMSRIDAVIAMDSLPLHLAGMSGTPSFSVFGASSARKYKPKGSLHEAIQGECPYGQTFERRCPVLRSCTTGLCMRGLSGKYLFQQFAHFYSQLEI, encoded by the coding sequence ATGAGAATATTGATCGTTAAAACCTCGTCCCTAGGGGATATTATCCATGGCTTTCCGGTACTTGCTTTTCTCCATCAGCAATTTCCAAATATTAAAGTGGATTGGGTAGTGGAGAAGAGCTTTGCCGAAATTGTTAAAAGTCACCCTTTAGTTGAACGCGTCATTGAAATAGATACAAAAGGTTGGCGAAAAAAGCCTTTTAACTTAAAAACATGGAGCAGCATATTAAGCTTTCGCTCCGCCCTACAACAGCAAGAATATGCGGCTGTGATTGACTTGCAAGGTAACACTAAATCAGCCATTCCTACTTTTTTAGCAAGAAGTGCTCATAAAGTAGGATTTGGATCTAAATCTCTCCAGGAGTGGCCTAACCGGTGGGTAACCCATCATCATTTCGATCCTCCAAAAGAATTAAATGTGCGAGATGAAAACGTATATCTGGTTCAGCACTATTTTCAATGTTATTCTCCCTTAAAAGAAGAAAAATTAATTTTAAATTTAAATGAGGAACAAAAAGGCATTTTTGATCTTCTTTGGACCCAGATAAAAGCGCTGCCTGGGCCAAAGATTTTAGTCTGTGCAGGCTCTGCTTGGAGAAATAAAAGGCTTTCTTATGAAGCCCTTGAAAGCTTTTTATATGAAATTTCTAGTAACCTGAAAGTTTCACTCATTTTAGTATGGGGAAATTCCGAAGAATTAGCCATAGCCCAAAAGCTTCAGTCTGCCTTATTGACAAACGTAAGCCTTTTGGATAAAGTCTCTCTTGCGGTTTTACAAAATTTAATGAGTCGGATAGATGCTGTCATTGCGATGGATTCCTTGCCTTTACATTTAGCTGGAATGTCGGGGACACCTTCCTTTAGTGTGTTTGGAGCTTCTTCTGCTCGTAAATATAAGCCTAAGGGTAGCCTCCATGAAGCTATACAAGGCGAGTGCCCTTATGGCCAGACTTTTGAAAGGCGTTGTCCTGTATTAAGGTCTTGTACGACGGGGTTGTGCATGCGTGGCTTATCAGGAAAATATTTGTTTCAGCAGTTTGCCCATTTTTATTCACAGTTAGAAATTTAA
- a CDS encoding RluA family pseudouridine synthase, with protein sequence MQWMVDTAESGQKLVNFLKEKLGSSYSARQIKSCIEYNGCYVNHRLEHFASTVLAKGDKVSLPAGILQKKPSVSFHFLPSQIIYEDEELLVYNKPAGVASDGQVLIEALKAYNVRWELLHRLDRDTTGLLMFTQGKAFREKMVTAFKKQEIDKVYLALIDGIPRQEAGSINNYLGKIHGYLGQSLWGSVPPAKGQQALTAWKVQKKGPKASLVHCYPRTGRTHQIRVHMSEMGHPILGDRQYGKLFHCSYYSPRCLLHAYELSFIHPTLLRKMYFQAPIPLDFQQAMAQVL encoded by the coding sequence ATGCAATGGATGGTAGATACAGCAGAAAGTGGCCAAAAGCTGGTCAATTTTCTTAAAGAAAAGTTAGGTTCAAGCTATTCTGCTCGCCAAATTAAGAGCTGTATTGAATACAATGGATGTTATGTGAATCATCGGCTCGAGCATTTTGCTTCCACGGTTCTCGCTAAGGGAGATAAAGTTTCCTTGCCAGCAGGAATTCTACAGAAAAAACCTTCTGTTTCTTTCCACTTCTTACCTAGTCAGATTATTTATGAGGATGAAGAATTACTTGTCTACAATAAGCCTGCAGGGGTAGCCTCGGATGGCCAAGTATTAATAGAAGCTTTGAAAGCTTATAATGTGAGGTGGGAGCTTTTGCATCGTCTAGATCGGGATACGACCGGGCTTTTGATGTTTACGCAAGGTAAGGCGTTTCGCGAAAAGATGGTAACTGCTTTTAAAAAGCAGGAGATCGATAAAGTTTACTTAGCTCTTATTGATGGAATTCCTAGGCAAGAAGCAGGAAGCATTAACAACTATTTAGGTAAAATTCATGGTTATCTTGGACAGTCGTTATGGGGGTCTGTCCCTCCCGCTAAGGGCCAGCAGGCCCTAACCGCCTGGAAAGTTCAAAAAAAAGGCCCAAAAGCCTCTTTAGTACACTGCTATCCGCGCACAGGCCGCACCCATCAAATCCGCGTGCACATGAGTGAAATGGGACATCCTATTTTAGGAGATCGGCAGTATGGAAAGCTCTTTCATTGTTCTTATTATAGCCCGCGTTGTCTTTTACATGCTTATGAGCTATCCTTTATTCATCCCACTCTTCTACGCAAAATGTACTTTCAAGCCCCTATTCCCCTAGATTTTCAACAAGCCATGGCGCAGGTGTTATGA